One Nocardia iowensis DNA window includes the following coding sequences:
- a CDS encoding HAD family hydrolase produces MANGGPQLIALDVDGTLLDTGSPVSERVAAAVRAAVLAGAHVVVTTGRTVLTTRPVLAELGLLEGHALCSNGAVHVDVAKGQPVTVHDFDPAPAVLALRALIPEMIFAVEKVGIGYWATGTSPGEFSLGEYLLVDHGALSSEPTPRLNGWWPQGSLAEMLRLLHELQVPGASWVHGEFGPWLTVSREGVSKGWALERLRLALDVPHSATLAIGDGYNDREMLRWAAHSVAMANAPAEVRNLAHEVTGNVLEDGVATILERWFRP; encoded by the coding sequence GTGGCAAACGGGGGACCCCAGCTCATTGCGCTGGATGTGGACGGAACGCTGCTCGACACCGGTAGTCCGGTCAGTGAGCGCGTGGCCGCCGCTGTGCGTGCGGCCGTGCTGGCGGGCGCGCATGTCGTCGTGACGACCGGGCGAACCGTCCTGACCACCCGGCCGGTGCTGGCCGAACTGGGTCTACTCGAGGGGCACGCGCTGTGCTCCAACGGGGCGGTGCACGTCGACGTGGCCAAGGGGCAGCCGGTGACCGTGCACGATTTCGACCCGGCGCCTGCGGTTCTCGCGTTGCGCGCCCTGATCCCGGAGATGATCTTCGCCGTCGAGAAGGTCGGCATCGGCTATTGGGCCACCGGCACCAGCCCAGGGGAGTTCTCGCTCGGCGAATACCTGCTCGTCGACCACGGCGCGTTGAGCAGCGAGCCGACCCCACGGCTCAACGGCTGGTGGCCCCAGGGTTCGCTGGCGGAAATGCTGCGCCTGCTGCATGAGCTGCAAGTCCCCGGCGCCAGCTGGGTGCACGGCGAATTCGGCCCCTGGCTCACCGTCTCCCGCGAAGGCGTGTCCAAAGGCTGGGCCCTCGAACGTCTCCGCCTAGCCCTGGACGTCCCGCATTCCGCCACCCTAGCCATCGGCGACGGCTACAACGACCGCGAAATGCTCCGCTGGGCAGCCCATTCCGTAGCCATGGCCAACGCCCCCGCCGAAGTCAGAAACCTAGCCCACGAGGTAACCGGCAACGTCCTCGAAGACGGCGTAGCCACCATCCTGGAGCGCTGGTTCCGCCCCTGA
- a CDS encoding zf-HC2 domain-containing protein, whose protein sequence is MNPDIHNLTGAFVLDALNDAERAAFARHLDNCPTCHAEVTLLRSVAARLATAVAPVSAPSLKDRVLADLSTRRQLPADTLGRTQIIPAIGDLERTAIMPPLEGLTDNDFPPKSKRRWTPFRKRRSR, encoded by the coding sequence GTGAACCCCGACATCCACAACCTCACCGGCGCCTTCGTACTTGACGCCCTGAACGACGCCGAACGCGCCGCCTTCGCACGCCACCTCGACAATTGCCCCACCTGTCACGCCGAGGTCACCCTCCTGCGGTCAGTCGCCGCACGCCTCGCCACCGCGGTGGCCCCGGTATCGGCACCTTCGTTGAAGGACCGGGTCCTGGCCGACCTCAGCACACGCCGCCAACTCCCCGCTGACACTCTCGGCCGAACCCAGATCATCCCAGCCATAGGCGACCTGGAGCGAACAGCAATTATGCCGCCCCTGGAAGGCTTGACCGACAACGACTTTCCACCGAAAAGCAAGCGCCGGTGGACCCCGTTCCGAAAGCGCCGCTCGAGGTAA
- a CDS encoding sigma-70 family RNA polymerase sigma factor, which translates to MLIRRVGRGDEQAFAELYDIVAGPVLGIVARVVRDHAQAEDVARNVLLELWQKAPQFDEHNHRVLEWAMSIAHRRAVERVRFADAGERQNRAGQSELRWCFDEVVQTAMDRIEDDAVRRSLGELTDLQCRSLILAYYRGYTDREVSEALDKPVGTIKARMRDGLIRVRDTLDRQP; encoded by the coding sequence ATGCTAATCCGCCGCGTCGGGCGCGGGGACGAGCAGGCGTTCGCCGAGTTGTACGACATCGTGGCGGGGCCGGTGCTAGGGATTGTGGCGCGGGTGGTGCGAGATCATGCCCAGGCCGAAGATGTCGCGCGGAATGTACTGCTCGAGCTCTGGCAGAAGGCACCGCAATTCGATGAGCACAATCATCGAGTGCTGGAGTGGGCGATGTCGATCGCGCATCGCCGCGCAGTGGAACGCGTGCGCTTCGCCGACGCCGGGGAACGGCAGAATCGTGCGGGGCAATCCGAGTTGCGCTGGTGCTTCGACGAGGTTGTGCAGACCGCGATGGATCGGATCGAGGACGACGCGGTGCGCAGGTCGTTGGGCGAACTCACCGATCTGCAATGCCGATCGCTCATTCTCGCCTACTACCGCGGTTACACCGACCGCGAGGTATCCGAGGCACTCGACAAGCCGGTAGGGACGATCAAAGCCCGGATGCGCGACGGACTGATCCGCGTCCGCGACACCCTGGACCGGCAGCCGTGA
- a CDS encoding VOC family protein: MLRGMATSTFYADDLEAAKDWYTEFLGVEPYFHVPNGYYEFRIGDYLHEFGIVNRAYAPAGARNAPGGAIVNWHVDDIKATFDRLLELGAKEYDPITERGEGSGFVTASVVDPFGNVLGLMSNPHYLEVLAKTGPA, translated from the coding sequence ATGCTGCGAGGAATGGCGACGAGCACGTTCTACGCCGACGACCTGGAAGCCGCGAAGGACTGGTACACCGAGTTCCTCGGCGTTGAGCCCTACTTCCACGTCCCCAATGGCTACTACGAGTTCCGCATCGGCGACTACCTGCACGAATTTGGAATCGTCAACCGCGCCTACGCCCCGGCAGGCGCCCGCAACGCACCCGGCGGGGCCATCGTCAACTGGCACGTCGACGACATCAAGGCCACCTTCGACCGACTGCTCGAACTCGGCGCCAAGGAGTACGACCCGATCACCGAGCGCGGCGAAGGCTCCGGATTCGTGACGGCGTCCGTCGTCGACCCCTTCGGCAATGTCCTCGGCCTCATGTCGAACCCGCACTACCTCGAGGTGCTGGCGAAGACCGGTCCGGCGTAA
- a CDS encoding helix-turn-helix transcriptional regulator yields the protein MRADRLVAILLMMQTRGRVTAAEVAEELETSVATARRDLEALSTAGVPVYPQPGRGGGWSLVGGARTDLTGLTAGEARALFLLAGPSASAVPEVKSALRKLVRALPQPFRTDAAAAADAVVIDPARWGQADRELPPVVELLQRAVVQRNKVRLHYASKKGERTERLVDPWGLIDKDAIWYLIAGTDNGQRTFRIDRITEAVLTDEPAHRPADFDLSATWNEVVDEMEQRRAATAATVLISDRLLPILRNQQGRHCVVDGPIPDGRIQVQVTAPTAWMLAQQLAGWGASIEVVEPEEVRTELARIGTELINRYHPPSP from the coding sequence ATGCGAGCGGACAGATTGGTGGCGATCCTGCTGATGATGCAGACGCGCGGACGGGTGACCGCCGCCGAGGTCGCCGAGGAACTGGAGACATCGGTCGCCACCGCGCGCCGCGACCTAGAGGCATTGTCGACGGCGGGCGTCCCGGTGTACCCACAGCCGGGCCGCGGCGGCGGTTGGTCGCTGGTGGGCGGCGCGCGCACCGACCTCACCGGTTTGACGGCGGGCGAGGCGCGGGCGTTGTTCCTGCTGGCAGGCCCGTCGGCCAGCGCGGTACCGGAGGTGAAATCAGCACTGCGCAAACTGGTCCGCGCCTTGCCGCAGCCCTTCCGCACTGACGCCGCGGCAGCCGCCGACGCCGTGGTGATCGATCCCGCCCGCTGGGGTCAGGCCGACCGGGAGCTACCGCCGGTGGTCGAGCTACTACAGCGAGCGGTGGTGCAGCGCAACAAGGTTCGCCTGCACTACGCCAGTAAGAAGGGCGAACGCACCGAGCGGTTGGTCGACCCGTGGGGCCTGATCGACAAGGACGCCATCTGGTACCTCATCGCCGGAACCGACAACGGCCAGCGCACCTTCCGCATCGACCGCATCACCGAGGCCGTCTTGACCGACGAACCCGCCCACCGCCCAGCCGATTTCGACCTCTCCGCCACCTGGAACGAGGTAGTCGACGAAATGGAGCAACGCCGCGCCGCCACCGCCGCCACCGTCCTCATCTCCGACCGCCTGCTCCCGATCCTCCGCAACCAACAAGGCAGACACTGCGTAGTCGACGGCCCGATCCCCGACGGCCGCATCCAAGTCCAGGTCACCGCCCCCACCGCCTGGATGCTCGCCCAGCAACTAGCCGGCTGGGGCGCCTCCATCGAAGTCGTCGAACCCGAAGAAGTCCGCACCGAACTAGCCCGAATCGGCACGGAACTCATCAACCGCTACCACCCCCCATCACCGTAA
- a CDS encoding TetR/AcrR family transcriptional regulator — protein MSEPTSASDQQQSADQRLVKGARARASIARHAADVASVEGLTGLSIGRLATDLGLSKSGIATLFGSKEALQLAAVKVAREVFVDEVVKPSLDEPTGMPRLRALVDRWFGQVIEPAFPGGCFRVATLAEFDSRPGPIRDAVAEGHRDFLAFVANEIRHAQEQGHLGERNADIIAFELDAVIAAAHSARQMGNDWGVATARAIVDELLG, from the coding sequence ATGTCCGAGCCCACAAGTGCTTCTGACCAGCAGCAAAGCGCCGATCAGCGCTTGGTCAAAGGTGCGCGGGCCCGGGCGTCGATCGCCAGGCATGCAGCTGATGTTGCGTCCGTCGAGGGCTTGACGGGGCTGAGCATCGGGAGGCTGGCCACCGATCTCGGCCTCAGCAAGAGTGGCATCGCGACCCTGTTCGGCAGCAAGGAAGCTCTGCAATTGGCTGCGGTCAAAGTGGCGCGTGAGGTCTTTGTCGACGAGGTCGTCAAGCCGAGCCTGGACGAGCCGACCGGCATGCCGCGCCTGCGCGCCCTGGTCGACCGCTGGTTCGGCCAGGTCATCGAGCCGGCGTTCCCCGGCGGCTGCTTCCGGGTCGCTACCCTCGCCGAGTTCGACAGCCGCCCCGGCCCCATCCGCGACGCCGTCGCCGAGGGCCACCGCGACTTCCTCGCCTTCGTGGCCAACGAAATCCGCCACGCTCAGGAACAAGGACACCTCGGCGAACGCAACGCCGACATCATCGCCTTCGAACTGGACGCCGTCATCGCCGCCGCCCACAGCGCCCGCCAGATGGGCAACGACTGGGGCGTGGCGACGGCTCGCGCGATTGTCGACGAGTTGCTGGGCTGA
- a CDS encoding sirohydrochlorin chelatase, with protein sequence MSVAPLVGEAAPRRGAPALIAVAHGSRDPRSAATMSAVVEELAAARPGFDVRLAFLDLSAPSVEQVVDAVAAQGHTHAVVAPMLLGNAFHARVDLPGLLAAAHTRHPQLHLTQADVLGPDIRLIAALRDRVTEACDSIAATRYPPSDATRDRSDTTRDMSISATQDPTSSTTRIETSRGPLRTRPNCRLGIAVAAVGSSSPAANARTAAVARRLAALTGHLTEICFATTEPTVSQAISRLHARGADDVLVAPWFLAPGLLTDRLATAAPNLVHANVIGPHSALTEIVWDRYDAAVANNLVRSA encoded by the coding sequence ATGTCGGTCGCACCGCTCGTCGGTGAGGCCGCACCGAGGCGAGGTGCCCCCGCGTTGATCGCGGTGGCGCATGGCAGCCGGGATCCGCGGTCCGCCGCGACCATGTCGGCGGTCGTCGAAGAACTGGCGGCCGCGCGGCCGGGTTTCGATGTGCGGCTGGCGTTTCTCGATCTCAGTGCGCCGTCGGTCGAGCAAGTCGTGGACGCCGTTGCGGCGCAAGGGCATACCCATGCGGTGGTCGCGCCGATGCTGCTGGGCAATGCCTTTCACGCCCGGGTGGATCTACCCGGCCTGTTGGCCGCAGCCCACACCCGCCACCCGCAGCTCCACCTCACCCAAGCCGACGTACTCGGCCCCGATATCCGGCTGATCGCCGCACTGCGAGATCGGGTAACAGAAGCCTGCGACTCGATCGCCGCCACGCGGTACCCACCGAGTGATGCCACGCGAGACCGCAGCGACACCACCCGTGACATGTCGATCAGCGCAACCCAAGACCCCACGAGCTCCACCACCCGAATCGAAACCTCGCGGGGCCCATTGCGGACCCGGCCGAATTGTCGCCTCGGTATCGCGGTGGCCGCGGTGGGCTCCTCCTCCCCCGCCGCCAACGCCCGCACGGCGGCGGTGGCCCGACGTCTCGCCGCGCTCACCGGCCATCTCACCGAGATCTGCTTCGCCACCACCGAACCCACGGTGTCGCAGGCGATTTCCCGCTTGCACGCCCGTGGCGCCGATGACGTACTCGTCGCCCCGTGGTTCCTGGCTCCCGGCCTCCTCACCGACCGTCTAGCGACCGCCGCCCCGAACTTGGTGCACGCCAACGTCATCGGCCCCCATTCCGCTCTCACCGAAATTGTCTGGGACCGCTACGACGCCGCCGTCGCCAACAACCTCGTAAGGTCGGCCTGA
- a CDS encoding sulfate adenylyltransferase subunit 1: MSAELLRLATAGSVDDGKSTLVGRLLYDTKSVLADQIDAVTRASVDKGLATPDLSLLVDGLRAEREQGITIDVAYRYFATPRRSFVLADTPGHVQYTRNTVSGASTAQLVILLVDARKGVIEQTRRHAAVLALLGVPKLVLAVNKIDLVDDAATVFADISAEFNQLTRTLGWADDDVLEIPVSALHGDNIATRSEGTPYYSGPSLIEHLESVPVDADSTGNHTLGLRFPVQYVIRPRTAEYPDYRGYAGQIAAGAVAPGDEVVVLPSGIRTTVERIDTPDGELAVAQTGRSVTLILADDVDISRGDTIASVADAPEPIDTFDATVCWLGDKPLRPGARLLLKHGTRTTQAIVGGLLERFDEQRLLADPNPESLALNDIGRISVRVAEPLAVDDYRVNRHTGSFLLIDPSGGNTVAAGLVGDVLSAVEVGTGV; this comes from the coding sequence ATGTCCGCCGAGCTATTGAGGCTGGCCACCGCCGGTTCTGTCGACGACGGCAAGTCCACCCTGGTCGGACGCCTGCTCTACGACACGAAATCCGTTCTGGCCGATCAGATCGATGCCGTTACTCGGGCGTCGGTGGACAAAGGGCTTGCCACACCGGACCTTTCGTTGCTCGTGGACGGGCTGCGCGCGGAACGTGAGCAGGGCATCACCATCGATGTCGCCTACCGTTATTTCGCCACGCCGCGGCGCTCGTTCGTGCTGGCGGACACTCCCGGGCATGTGCAGTACACCCGGAATACGGTGTCCGGTGCGTCGACCGCGCAGCTGGTGATCCTGCTCGTCGACGCGCGCAAGGGTGTCATCGAGCAGACCCGTAGGCACGCGGCGGTGCTCGCACTGCTCGGGGTGCCGAAGCTGGTACTCGCGGTGAACAAGATCGACCTGGTGGATGATGCGGCGACCGTGTTCGCGGACATCTCGGCCGAATTCAACCAGCTCACCCGGACTCTCGGCTGGGCCGACGACGACGTGCTGGAGATTCCGGTTTCCGCGCTGCACGGCGACAACATCGCCACTCGCTCCGAGGGCACCCCGTACTACAGCGGTCCCTCGCTGATCGAGCATCTGGAATCGGTGCCGGTCGATGCCGACAGCACCGGCAATCACACACTGGGACTTCGCTTTCCGGTGCAGTATGTGATCCGGCCGCGCACCGCCGAGTACCCCGACTATCGCGGCTATGCCGGTCAGATCGCGGCCGGTGCGGTCGCGCCCGGCGACGAGGTCGTGGTGCTGCCCTCCGGGATTCGCACCACCGTCGAGCGGATCGATACGCCGGACGGTGAGCTCGCCGTGGCGCAAACCGGCCGCAGCGTCACGCTGATCCTGGCCGACGACGTCGACATCTCCCGCGGCGACACCATCGCCTCGGTCGCCGACGCCCCCGAGCCGATCGACACCTTCGACGCGACCGTCTGCTGGCTCGGCGACAAGCCGCTGCGCCCCGGCGCACGCCTGCTGCTCAAGCACGGCACCCGCACCACGCAGGCCATCGTCGGCGGCCTGCTGGAACGCTTCGACGAACAGCGCCTTCTCGCCGACCCGAACCCGGAATCGTTGGCCCTCAACGACATCGGCCGCATCTCTGTGCGCGTCGCCGAACCCCTCGCCGTCGACGACTACCGAGTCAACCGCCACACCGGCAGCTTCCTGCTCATCGATCCGTCCGGGGGCAACACCGTAGCCGCAGGCCTGGTCGGCGACGTGCTGTCGGCCGTTGAGGTCGGCACCGGAGTCTGA
- the cysD gene encoding sulfate adenylyltransferase subunit CysD, which produces MTETIVNELVSESSNTTERAFGISDFDTLAALESESIHIFREVAGEFERPVILFSGGKDSTVLLHLALKAFWPAPLPFALLHVDTGHNLPEVLEFRDKIVERYGLRLHVAKVEDYLADGRLTERPDGIRNPLQTVPLLDAISEHRFDAVFGGGRRDEERSRAKERIFSLRNAFGQWDPKRQRPELWNLYNGRHAPGEHVRVFPLSNWTELDIWRYIAREDIDLASIYYAHQRPVYQRDGMWMTPGVWGGPREDEVLETLSVRYRTVGDGSSTGAVLSDAADNQAILAEVAASRLTERGATRGDDRVSEAAMEDRKREGYF; this is translated from the coding sequence ATGACGGAGACCATTGTGAACGAACTTGTGAGCGAATCCTCCAACACCACCGAACGCGCCTTCGGCATCAGTGATTTCGACACGCTCGCCGCCCTGGAGTCGGAGTCGATCCACATCTTCCGTGAGGTGGCAGGGGAATTCGAGCGGCCGGTGATCCTGTTCTCCGGCGGCAAGGACTCCACCGTGCTGCTGCACTTGGCGCTCAAGGCATTCTGGCCCGCGCCGCTGCCGTTCGCGCTGCTGCACGTCGATACCGGGCACAATCTGCCGGAGGTGCTGGAATTCCGGGACAAGATCGTCGAGCGGTACGGGCTGCGGCTGCACGTCGCCAAGGTCGAGGACTATCTCGCTGACGGCAGGCTCACCGAGCGTCCGGACGGCATCCGCAATCCGTTGCAGACCGTCCCGCTGCTGGACGCGATCAGCGAGCACCGCTTCGATGCGGTGTTCGGCGGCGGCCGCCGCGACGAGGAGCGCTCCCGCGCTAAGGAGCGAATCTTCTCGCTGCGCAACGCCTTCGGGCAGTGGGACCCCAAGCGGCAGCGGCCGGAACTGTGGAACCTGTACAACGGGCGGCACGCGCCGGGCGAGCACGTTCGGGTGTTCCCGTTGAGCAACTGGACCGAGCTCGACATCTGGCGCTACATCGCCCGCGAGGACATCGACCTGGCGAGCATCTACTACGCGCATCAGCGTCCGGTGTACCAGCGCGACGGCATGTGGATGACGCCCGGCGTCTGGGGTGGCCCGCGCGAGGACGAAGTGCTGGAAACGCTTTCGGTGCGTTACCGCACCGTCGGCGACGGATCGTCCACCGGCGCAGTGCTTTCCGACGCTGCCGACAACCAGGCGATCTTGGCCGAGGTGGCCGCGTCCCGATTGACCGAACGTGGTGCTACCCGCGGTGACGACCGGGTGTCGGAAGCCGCGATGGAAGACCGCAAGCGAGAGGGTTATTTCTGA
- a CDS encoding phosphoadenylyl-sulfate reductase, with protein sequence MTTELVAKLAEEELRAIAEKGAADLGPEASALDLLQWTEANFGSGYIVASNMQDGVLVHLAAQVRSGVDVLFLDTGYHFAETIGTRDAVEAVYGVNVVNVRPEHTVAEQDQLLGKDLFGRDPGECCRLRKVVPLQKSLAGYNAWVTGIRRVEAPTRANAPLISFDEAFGLVKINPIAAWSDDEMQAYIEQHGILVNPLVEEGYPSIGCAPCTRKPEPGSDPRSGRWAGLAKTECGLHTA encoded by the coding sequence GTGACAACCGAATTGGTAGCGAAGCTGGCCGAGGAAGAGCTGCGGGCCATCGCCGAGAAGGGCGCAGCCGACCTCGGTCCCGAGGCATCCGCGCTCGACCTGCTGCAGTGGACCGAGGCCAACTTCGGCTCGGGCTACATCGTCGCCTCGAACATGCAGGACGGCGTGCTGGTTCACCTGGCCGCGCAGGTCCGCTCCGGCGTGGACGTGCTGTTCCTGGATACCGGCTACCACTTCGCCGAGACCATCGGCACCCGGGACGCCGTCGAGGCGGTGTATGGGGTGAACGTGGTCAATGTTCGTCCGGAACACACTGTGGCCGAACAGGATCAGTTGCTCGGCAAGGACTTGTTCGGGCGTGATCCCGGCGAGTGCTGCCGGTTGCGCAAGGTGGTCCCGCTGCAGAAGTCACTGGCCGGATACAACGCCTGGGTGACCGGCATCCGCCGGGTCGAGGCGCCGACGCGGGCCAACGCACCGCTCATCTCGTTCGACGAGGCGTTCGGACTGGTGAAGATCAACCCGATCGCCGCCTGGTCCGACGACGAGATGCAGGCCTACATCGAACAGCACGGCATCCTCGTCAATCCCCTGGTGGAAGAGGGATATCCGTCCATCGGCTGCGCTCCGTGCACACGGAAGCCGGAGCCGGGTTCCGATCCGCGAAGCGGCCGTTGGGCCGGCCTCGCCAAGACCGAATGCGGGTTGCACACCGCCTGA
- a CDS encoding nitrite/sulfite reductase — protein MTSSTDAGPTDQSGPDSRPAHHSRPDRPASERRVRPDRPRPETSAAPKAGAQRARTGKPVRRKAEGQWALGYREPLNPNEQSKKDDNPLNVRARIENIYSKQGFDSIDKGDLRGRFRWWGLYTQREQGYDGSWTGDENIDLLEAKYFMMRIRCDAGALNVEQLRTLGQISTEFGRDTADLSDRENVQYHWIEVENVPEIWQRIEAVGLKTTEACGDCPRVVLGSPLAGESLNEIIDPTPAIDEIVRRYIGKKEYSNLPRKFKTAISGQQDVVHEINDVAFVGVNHPEHGPGLDLWVGGGLSTNPMLAQRVGAWVPLDEVPDVWEAVVSLYRDYGYRRLRTKARLKFLVKDWGIEKFREVLEEKYLKRRLIDGPAPEQPTKPIDHVGVQKLKNGLNAVGFSPIAGRVSGTILTKVADAVERIGSDRIRFTPYQKLIVLDVADDKVDALIDELEPLGLQARPSLWRRNLMACSGIEFCKLSFAETRKRSQVLVPELEERLADLNALLDVPVTININGCPNSCARSQIADIGFKGQLVDDGNGNHVEGFQVHLGGSLGFDSAFGRKLRQHKVTSDELGDYIERVVRNFIKHREDGERFAQWAVRADEADLK, from the coding sequence ATGACGTCGAGCACCGACGCCGGTCCGACCGATCAGTCCGGCCCCGATTCCCGGCCCGCCCACCACTCGCGGCCCGACCGCCCCGCCTCCGAACGCCGCGTCCGCCCCGACCGCCCGCGCCCCGAAACGTCGGCCGCACCCAAGGCCGGAGCTCAACGCGCCCGCACCGGTAAGCCGGTGCGCCGCAAGGCGGAAGGACAGTGGGCGCTCGGCTATCGCGAACCGCTGAACCCGAACGAACAGTCCAAGAAGGACGACAACCCACTCAACGTCCGCGCCCGGATCGAGAACATCTACTCGAAGCAGGGCTTCGACAGCATCGACAAGGGCGATCTGCGCGGCCGGTTCCGCTGGTGGGGTCTCTACACCCAGCGCGAACAGGGCTACGACGGCAGCTGGACCGGCGACGAGAACATCGACCTGCTCGAGGCCAAGTACTTCATGATGCGCATCCGCTGCGACGCGGGCGCATTGAACGTCGAGCAGCTGCGCACGCTCGGCCAGATCTCCACCGAGTTCGGCCGCGACACCGCCGACCTGTCCGACCGCGAGAACGTGCAGTACCACTGGATCGAGGTGGAGAACGTCCCCGAGATCTGGCAGCGGATCGAGGCAGTCGGCCTCAAGACCACCGAGGCGTGTGGCGACTGCCCGCGCGTGGTGCTCGGCTCCCCGCTCGCGGGTGAATCGCTGAACGAGATCATCGACCCGACGCCCGCGATCGACGAGATCGTGCGCCGCTACATCGGCAAGAAGGAGTACTCCAACCTGCCGCGCAAGTTCAAGACGGCGATCTCGGGCCAGCAGGACGTGGTGCACGAGATCAACGATGTCGCGTTCGTCGGGGTGAACCATCCCGAGCACGGGCCGGGTCTCGATCTGTGGGTCGGTGGCGGCCTGTCCACGAATCCGATGCTGGCGCAACGAGTCGGCGCGTGGGTGCCGCTCGACGAGGTGCCGGATGTGTGGGAGGCCGTGGTTTCGCTGTACCGCGACTACGGCTACCGCCGCCTTCGTACCAAGGCGCGACTGAAGTTCCTGGTCAAGGACTGGGGCATCGAGAAGTTCCGTGAGGTGCTCGAAGAGAAGTACCTGAAGCGAAGGCTGATCGACGGCCCGGCGCCGGAGCAGCCGACCAAGCCGATCGACCACGTCGGTGTGCAGAAGCTGAAGAACGGGCTGAACGCGGTCGGCTTCTCCCCCATCGCGGGCCGGGTCTCCGGCACGATCCTGACCAAGGTCGCCGACGCCGTCGAGCGGATCGGGTCGGACCGTATCCGGTTCACGCCGTACCAGAAGCTGATCGTGCTCGACGTCGCCGACGACAAGGTCGACGCGTTGATCGACGAGCTGGAACCCCTTGGGCTGCAAGCACGTCCGTCGTTGTGGCGGCGAAACCTGATGGCGTGCTCCGGCATCGAGTTCTGCAAGCTGTCGTTCGCCGAGACGCGTAAGCGGTCGCAGGTGCTGGTGCCCGAACTGGAGGAGCGGCTCGCGGATCTCAATGCGCTGCTGGACGTTCCGGTCACCATCAATATCAACGGCTGCCCGAACTCGTGCGCCCGGTCGCAGATCGCCGACATCGGGTTCAAGGGTCAGCTGGTCGATGACGGCAACGGGAACCACGTGGAGGGCTTCCAGGTTCACCTGGGTGGCAGCCTCGGCTTCGACAGCGCCTTCGGGCGCAAGCTGCGTCAGCACAAGGTGACCAGCGACGAGCTCGGTGACTACATCGAGCGGGTGGTGCGCAACTTCATCAAGCACCGCGAGGATGGCGAACGGTTCGCGCAGTGGGCCGTTCGTGCCGACGAGGCTGACCTGAAATGA
- a CDS encoding Ms4527A family Cys-rich leader peptide translates to MRASGVRLVARRHVDYKRVCSACCLPASSR, encoded by the coding sequence ATGCGCGCATCGGGAGTACGACTTGTGGCACGTCGCCACGTCGACTACAAGCGCGTCTGTAGTGCTTGCTGTCTGCCTGCTTCTTCTCGGTAG
- a CDS encoding SgcJ/EcaC family oxidoreductase, protein MSTAAVEAELDAIRKVVATIEHSQQNELVEEFVGLFREDAIWTTGGGKRLFGRDAIAEFTAKVLPGAMRDGTAIYEIEHVLFIRPDVAAVKVRQRYLTNDGELTGQGSPMYVMSKEDGRWLLTANQNTVVAD, encoded by the coding sequence ATGAGTACCGCAGCTGTCGAGGCCGAACTCGACGCCATCCGCAAGGTCGTGGCCACCATCGAACACTCTCAGCAGAACGAACTGGTCGAGGAGTTCGTCGGCCTGTTCCGCGAAGACGCCATCTGGACCACCGGTGGCGGCAAACGACTGTTCGGCCGCGACGCCATCGCCGAGTTCACCGCCAAGGTCCTGCCCGGCGCGATGCGCGACGGCACTGCCATCTACGAGATCGAACACGTCCTGTTCATCCGCCCCGACGTCGCAGCCGTCAAGGTCCGTCAGCGCTACCTGACCAACGACGGCGAACTGACCGGCCAGGGTTCCCCGATGTACGTGATGTCCAAAGAAGACGGCCGCTGGCTGCTCACCGCAAACCAGAACACGGTGGTCGCAGACTGA